A window of Bacteroidota bacterium genomic DNA:
GGTCACCCCAGCAAATGGTTGTTGGAGCTTCCTGGTGCGGGACAAGGCGGAAATAGGATGTTGGATTGGTATTGCCGAAAGCTGTGAGTGAAGGGGCAAGCTGGAGGAATCCTGCAATAGCTTTTTTAGCTTCATCAGTCAGTTTGCCATCTTTGACCATTATATTATGACCGTTTTTCATTAGCTGGGTATGGATATGCAGTCCGCTGCCAGCTTTGCCGACAGTGATTTTTGGAGCAAACGTGACTGTGATGCCATATTTGTAGGCAAGGGTGCGCAAAATCCATTTGGCAACAACAAGCTGATCGGCGGTATCCTCAATGTCGACAGGCAGAAACTCAATTTCATTCTGTGCATATTCCAGGTTGTCGATTTTGAAATTGCCGACCTCTGAATGCCCGTATTTAATATATCCACCGGCTTGGGCAATAGCGAGCATAGCTTCCTTGCGGAACTCGCCAAATTTGGAGAATGGCTCCGCTTCATGATATCCACGCTGATCGTCCGTTTCAAATAAGGGATCATGAGTGTCGATAACGTAATATTCGAGTTCGCCCATTGCCTGAAAGGAGTATCCCGTCCGGGTTTTAAGTATGTCGTGTGCCCTGTGGAGTATATTCTCGGGAGCCATTTTCAAGGGATTGCCGTCCTTGTCATAAAATGAACACAGAATATCCAGTGTCGGAGTCTCGGTAAAGGGATTGAGAAAAGCTGTACGGTAACGCGGAATGACATACAGGTCACTTGAACCCGGCTCGATATGCGAGAAGAGATTTGATCCATCAACACGTTCACCCGTGGAAAGAAGAGTATCCAGATGTTCTTTGTTATTGATCACAAAATTCAGTTCTTTCAGTCTTCCATCTCCACCAACATACCGGAAATTGATCATTTCAATGAAATTATCCTCGATATACCGGATTAGATCAGCTTTTGTAAAATCAGATGCCGGTTTATCAAGATATTGAACAAGAGGATTGGGATTTAATGCTAGAGAATTATTCATGTCATTCACTTTTACCTGGTTACAAAAAAAGGATGGCAAAATTAATAAAAATCCATTTTAATTCTTGTATACAACAACATTATTATTATAACTCTGAATAGGATTTTATCGTTTTCAAAACTAATAAGGTGTTTCTTTATTAAATTTGACAGCTTATTCTAAGCTCTGATGAATCCTTTGACTTCAATTTTTTTCACCAATTCTTTTGAAACGCTGTTCTTCTTTGGTTTTCTGTTTATCGTTTTATCGGTCGTAATTATTGATCTGAAAGTCATCGGGCGTCAGAGTCATAGCATTTCTTTCAGGGAGGCTATCATTTGGACGCTGGTATGGATTTGCCTGGCGATGCTGTTTTATTTATTCCTGCGATTTCGAGGAGAGTATATTCATGGGATCGGACTTTCTGATCATCCAACTTCTGTCGCCGATCAAATCAGGGATAATGTAGCGGCCTACCATCCTTCTGTAAAAATCGAAGATATTACCGATGAAAATGTGATACTAAACCTTTACAGGAAAAACCTTGCCCTGGAGTATTTAACAGGATATCTGATCGAATATTCACTATCGGTAGATAATGTTTTCGTTATTATCATGATTTTTATGGCTTTTGGAATATTGAACAAATATTATAAACGGGTATTGTTCTGGGGTATTCTGGGCGCCATAGTCATGCGCTTTTTATTCATTTTTCTTGGGGCAGCACTTATTTCCCGATTTGAAATCGTCCTTTACATGTTTGGTGGTTTCCTGGTTTACACCGGTATACAGATGTTCCGCACAAGGAACAAAATAAAAGAAATAGATACCAAAAACCATCCCGTTGTAAAGTTAGCCTCCAGATACTTTGCTGTTTATCCACGGAATGTGAGACATCATTTTATGATCCGTAAACGAGGAAAGATATTCGTTACCCCCATGTTAATCGTATTACTGGTCATTGAATTTTCAGATGTTATTTTTGCCGTTGACTCTGTACCAGCCATTTTTTCGGTGACAAAAGATCCTTTTATCGTTTTTTTCTCGAACATTTTTGCGATTCTTGGATTACGGTCGTTATTTTTTTTACTGATCAATATCATGGACCGGTTCCGATATCTCAAGCATGGATTATCCGTGTTACTAACCTTCATCGGTTTCAAGCTGATATTGCATACCTGGCTTGAGGAGATCGGATTTACCACTGCCATGTCGCTATATGTAGTCATGGCTATTCTGGGTATAAGCATCTTAGCATCTCTATTATCTCCAATGAATAAAAACGCATCCTCGTAGATGCAAACAAACTGATTAATGAGACTCAAATTTTACAAGCAAAGTGCAGTAAAATTTGTAAGTCGAATTAATCCCGACTGCGAAGCGAGTCGGGATCGATTAAATACCCTGGGTTAATCAGTTAAGTTTTTATAATAGATTTCCAGCAATTTTTGGGCGGCAGCATATGGTGTGAGTTTTGAAGAGAGCAGGTCACTTTCAATCTCATTTTTCACAAGTTTGATTGATGAATTCGCATAGAAATTATCTTTCAGCCTTTCGTTGATGGCATCAATCAGAGCTTGGAAATTTTGAGATTTTCTTCTTTTCTTAAATGATCCATTGTCATGGGTCAGATTAACATAATCCATTACGGTTTTCCATACCTCTTCAACACCAGATTTATTTAGAGAAGAGCATATACTGACACGGGGTATCCAACCCGATTCAGTTGGCGGAAAGAGGTGCAGGGCATTTTGGTATTCGCGCATAGCTTGCCGGGCTTTATTCAGGTTGTCGCCATCGGCCTTGTTGATAATGATGGCATCGGCCATTTCCATGATTCCGCGCTTTATTCCCTGTAGCTCGTCACCGGCACCGGCGAGCATGAGCAGAAGGAAGAAATCAACCATGCCATGTACGGCGGTTTCGGATTGTCCCACACCCACTGTTTCGATAAAAATCGTATCAAATCCGGCTGCTTCACAAAGGATGATGGTTTCACGGGTTTTACGGGTGACGCCACCGAGCGATCCTGCCGACGGTGAAGGCCGGATGAATGCATCAGGATCGACAGAGAGCTCTTCCATACGTGTTTTATCACCAAGGATACTGCCTTTGGAACGCTGGCTGCTGGGATCGATGGCCAAAACAGCTAACCGACGCCCCTGGCCGGTCAGATATTTTCCCAGCGCCTCAATGAATGTGCTTTTGCCAACGCCAGGCACACCAGTTATTCCTATCCGTATGGATCGCCCGCTAAAAGGAACACATTTTTCAATGACACCCTGCGCGATGACCTGATGTTCCGGCAGGGAACTTTCAATAAGAGTGATGGCTTTACTCAGAAGTGTGCGATTATGCGAAAGTATACCCTCCATATATTCGTTCACTTCCAGAGATCTCCTCGCCATACTCTTGAAGCGACGTACGGCATCATCATTATGAGTTAACTGTTTCTCAACTCCTTTGCTTATGTGTAGAGCCGACCGTTTGGATTTATTATTTTCAGCCATTATGGAAATACAGGGATTTGCTTTACAAAGGTAGTGATATTGAATAGAAGAAATAATCTTTACTAATGGAGAATGGGATGTCAGGAAATTTTGCTTAATTTTGCACGCCTTTTAAAACTCTCCGTAGCTCAGCTGGCAGAGCAGATGACTCTTAATCATCGGGTCGAAGGTTCGAGTCCTTCCGGGGAGACACTTTATCGCGAGATGGATCATTTTTGTCGGTTATTATCACAGTCCCACTTCCTTTAACAGGGCCATATAGCGTGAACCTTCAGGAATAAAAATAGGATTAACTCTGAGCCAAGGAAGAAATGTGTCATGCTCATTGCAGGCTCTCTTTAGCCACTCCAATGCCAGATCCTCTTCTCCCCGGACTCTATGGATCAGATAAAAAGATGTTGCAGGCACATATTCCGTTTCTGACCTTTTCTTTACACTTTCAAATAGTTTATCTGCTTTATCTTTTTCCCCAATTTGATAATAACGACAAACAAGACATGCTATTGCAAACGGATTTCCATCTGAAAGATCAACTGCCTTCATGTATTCAGCAACTGACTCTTTGACCATTCCTTTTGCATAATAATAAACCCACCCGAGCTGAAAGTGTGTAAAGAAGTAATTCGGATTTATTTTCAGGGTCATCCTATATTCTTCTATCGCTCTGTCATGCTGACCAGCATATTCAAAGGAATCACCTGTTCGTGTATTGATATAGCATGAAAGCGGATCAAGCTCCTGGGCTCGTTTTGCTTCGGAGATTGACTCCTCATGACGTCCGGTAACTATTAGCAAACACGAATAGTCTATATGAATCGAGGAGGAGTTTGGATTTATCTGAAGAGCATGCTTAAAATTCCGTTCTGCTTCTTTCCAGTTCCAATAATATATATTGATTGAACCAAGTGCAGAATAGGCTTCAGCAAGAGTACTGTCTATTTTCAGAGCCTTATTTGTATATTCATTTGCTCTGGGTAAAGCTTCGTTTGGTGAAATATTTCCAAAAGTTGTGCTGACTATGTTGACAGCAGCCAATCCGGTATATGCAAGTGCATAGTCTGGATCCTTTTGGAGTGCTTGTTCAAAATACTCTGTAGCTTTTTTATATCCTTCCGCTGTCATCATTTGCCAATAGTAAGTGCCTTTCAAATACAGGTTATAAGCTTCAAGATTTCCAGAATGCCGTTTCGCAATCATTGCTTCTGTTTCACCTAAAAGTTTAACTTTCAGATTATCCAGGATTGCCAGCGATATTTCATCCTGGATGGCAAACACATCTTTCATTTCACGATCGTAACGTTCTGACCAGATGTGTGAACCATCAGCAACTTTAATAAGCTGTGCTGTTATACGAAGGCGGTTGCCCACCTTCCGGATGCTGCCTTCGAGTAATGTCTCAACATCAAGTATCCGTCCTATTTCACGTATATCTACCTGTTTATCCTTGAATGCAAAAGCAGAAGTACGGGCAATAACTTTAAAGCTTTCATTATGTGCAAGAGCATTGATAATTTCTTCTGTTATACCATCACAGAAATAATCCTGATCTTTCTCCGGACTCATATCCACAAATGGTAACACTGCAATGGATTTTTCTTTTGACATACTATGACCTTTAAGAACGGATTCAGCTATTTCTGATTTCTTTTGTCCGGCGATTATAGAATAAATCTTAACTGGATCCGGGATATTCTTTAAAATCTTTTCTCCGAAAAATACTGCTCTGATACCCGATTTATTTTTGATATCATCGTACACCTTTTCGGAAATATAAATGCCTCCTGGTTCACCTGCTGCTTCAATCCGGGAAGCTACGTTGACACCATCCCCGAACACATCGCCTTCACTTACAATAATATCTCCGATATGAATACCAATCCGTACCTTCAGTAAAGTTACTTTGCAACATGCCTTCTGGATTACAATGGCACAATTGACGGCGTCCATGGAACTTTGGAAGGTAGCCAGCGTCCCGTCGCCAACCTCTTTGATGTATTCCCCGTTGAATTTGGAAACAGCCGTTTTGTGGATTGACCTATTTTTCTCCAGGACGCGCATAGCCATTTTTTCATCCTTCGACATCAGGGCCGAATAGCCGGTGATGTCGGTGAACATGATGGCGGCG
This region includes:
- a CDS encoding glutamine synthetase family protein, which translates into the protein MNNSLALNPNPLVQYLDKPASDFTKADLIRYIEDNFIEMINFRYVGGDGRLKELNFVINNKEHLDTLLSTGERVDGSNLFSHIEPGSSDLYVIPRYRTAFLNPFTETPTLDILCSFYDKDGNPLKMAPENILHRAHDILKTRTGYSFQAMGELEYYVIDTHDPLFETDDQRGYHEAEPFSKFGEFRKEAMLAIAQAGGYIKYGHSEVGNFKIDNLEYAQNEIEFLPVDIEDTADQLVVAKWILRTLAYKYGITVTFAPKITVGKAGSGLHIHTQLMKNGHNIMVKDGKLTDEAKKAIAGFLQLAPSLTAFGNTNPTSYFRLVPHQEAPTTICWGDRNRSVLVRVPLGWCNKVNMVADANPHENTTFIDHSCKQTVEFRCPDGSADVHLLLAGLTVAVRHGFEMDNALEYAQRTYVDVDIFNDQDKIKMKNLARLPSSCWESAEYLLRHKDIYKQYDVFSDDILDLIVSKLRSYNDKNIRERLSYNQEELLKIVNKFFHCG
- the meaB gene encoding methylmalonyl Co-A mutase-associated GTPase MeaB; the protein is MAENNKSKRSALHISKGVEKQLTHNDDAVRRFKSMARRSLEVNEYMEGILSHNRTLLSKAITLIESSLPEHQVIAQGVIEKCVPFSGRSIRIGITGVPGVGKSTFIEALGKYLTGQGRRLAVLAIDPSSQRSKGSILGDKTRMEELSVDPDAFIRPSPSAGSLGGVTRKTRETIILCEAAGFDTIFIETVGVGQSETAVHGMVDFFLLLMLAGAGDELQGIKRGIMEMADAIIINKADGDNLNKARQAMREYQNALHLFPPTESGWIPRVSICSSLNKSGVEEVWKTVMDYVNLTHDNGSFKKRRKSQNFQALIDAINERLKDNFYANSSIKLVKNEIESDLLSSKLTPYAAAQKLLEIYYKNLTD
- a CDS encoding TerC/Alx family metal homeostasis membrane protein encodes the protein MNPLTSIFFTNSFETLFFFGFLFIVLSVVIIDLKVIGRQSHSISFREAIIWTLVWICLAMLFYLFLRFRGEYIHGIGLSDHPTSVADQIRDNVAAYHPSVKIEDITDENVILNLYRKNLALEYLTGYLIEYSLSVDNVFVIIMIFMAFGILNKYYKRVLFWGILGAIVMRFLFIFLGAALISRFEIVLYMFGGFLVYTGIQMFRTRNKIKEIDTKNHPVVKLASRYFAVYPRNVRHHFMIRKRGKIFVTPMLIVLLVIEFSDVIFAVDSVPAIFSVTKDPFIVFFSNIFAILGLRSLFFLLINIMDRFRYLKHGLSVLLTFIGFKLILHTWLEEIGFTTAMSLYVVMAILGISILASLLSPMNKNASS